In bacterium HR11, one DNA window encodes the following:
- the ftsH3 gene encoding ATP-dependent zinc metalloprotease FtsH 3, whose translation MDLWQELTHAWQSRYPLVWVASWDEARVEQRLQALARAIFQKPDSLYVWTCIAGFGGASSDTRDPLQALEFIEAHPAGGIFMLKDFAPWLNGHPGLVRKLRDLYYRLRTQPKMVVMVSPDARVPELLKRELYLVPVDIPTEAEIVQYLQALFRTQAALQPWQALVPRLAATMRGLTFNEIFHLVQRLAQRPLQHEQDLFETVFAEKEQLVRKESALEYVPPRWSLEDLGGMDVLKDWLRKRAVLFTPEARRQDLPRPKGILIMGISGCGKSLAVKCVSSLWNLPLFRLDMNLIFSGAYGEPEWVFHQALRQVEAIAPAVLWIDEIEMGVGRYHETGGEGRSHIFSSFLTWLQERAGDVFVAATANRIHLLPAELLRKGRFDQIFYVDLPDDEERKEIFRIHLRKQGADPAGFDMVALAAMTKGWTGAEIEQAVVSARIEALHEGVPMTMDHLVTAIGQIVPLSKTMEDQIKAIKAWAYDRALPASSSAAKRYR comes from the coding sequence ATGGACCTCTGGCAAGAGCTAACCCACGCCTGGCAGAGTCGGTACCCCCTCGTGTGGGTCGCCTCCTGGGACGAGGCGAGGGTCGAACAGCGGCTTCAAGCCCTCGCTCGGGCCATCTTCCAGAAGCCCGACAGCCTGTATGTCTGGACCTGCATCGCCGGATTCGGCGGAGCCTCTTCCGATACGCGGGACCCCCTCCAGGCCCTCGAATTCATCGAGGCCCACCCGGCGGGCGGGATCTTCATGCTGAAGGATTTTGCGCCGTGGCTGAACGGGCATCCGGGCCTCGTCCGCAAGCTCCGGGACCTCTACTACCGCCTGCGGACCCAGCCCAAGATGGTCGTGATGGTATCGCCGGACGCCCGGGTCCCGGAGCTCCTCAAGCGGGAGCTCTACCTCGTTCCCGTCGATATCCCGACCGAGGCCGAGATCGTTCAATACCTGCAAGCCCTGTTCCGGACCCAGGCCGCCCTCCAGCCCTGGCAGGCCCTCGTCCCCCGGTTGGCCGCCACGATGCGGGGCCTGACATTCAACGAAATCTTCCACCTCGTCCAGCGCCTCGCCCAGCGGCCCCTCCAGCATGAACAGGACCTGTTCGAGACTGTCTTTGCCGAAAAGGAACAGCTCGTCCGCAAAGAAAGCGCCCTTGAATACGTGCCTCCCCGGTGGAGTCTCGAAGACCTCGGTGGGATGGACGTCCTGAAAGACTGGCTCCGCAAGCGGGCCGTCCTGTTTACTCCCGAGGCCCGCCGTCAGGACCTGCCTCGTCCCAAGGGCATCCTGATCATGGGCATCAGCGGATGCGGCAAGAGCTTGGCCGTCAAGTGCGTCTCGTCCCTGTGGAACTTACCCCTCTTCCGACTGGACATGAACCTGATCTTTTCAGGTGCATACGGAGAACCCGAATGGGTCTTCCACCAGGCCCTCCGCCAGGTCGAGGCCATCGCCCCGGCCGTCCTCTGGATCGACGAAATCGAGATGGGCGTCGGCCGCTACCACGAGACGGGCGGCGAGGGTCGGAGCCACATCTTTTCCAGCTTCCTGACGTGGCTCCAGGAGCGGGCCGGGGACGTCTTCGTCGCCGCCACGGCCAACCGGATTCATCTCCTCCCGGCCGAACTCCTCCGGAAGGGCCGTTTTGACCAGATCTTCTACGTCGACCTCCCCGACGACGAGGAGCGGAAGGAGATCTTTCGGATCCACCTCCGCAAGCAGGGCGCCGACCCGGCGGGCTTCGACATGGTCGCCCTGGCCGCCATGACGAAGGGTTGGACAGGCGCCGAAATCGAGCAGGCCGTCGTGTCAGCCCGCATCGAGGCCCTCCACGAGGGCGTCCCGATGACGATGGACCACCTCGTCACGGCCATCGGTCAGATCGTCCCCCTGTCCAAGACGATGGAGGACCAGATCAAGGCCATCAAGGCCTGGGCCTACGACCGGGCGCTCCCGGCTTCCTCCAGCGCCGCCAAGCGATACCGGTAG
- the xynB_1 gene encoding Beta-xylosidase: protein MRRSAPIAWLFLGVAALTHPTPPSSPDAARDHVGFLGDYRLPHVQCAFRRLGLRWARVDFRWDQIQPARDVFDWSGPDSLVRTARVLGLRLMVNLVGTPAWANGGQTPNVPPRDVRDWEDFVRAVVARYARFEGSDYGVHHWLIWNEPNLHKFFTGTEDEYLDRILIPAARLIHALDPTAQVGAPEMTHHWLRQLPRWNLLYVVHRALPYIDIITHHTLARPDEIAQVVDGIVGPTARGLGRPLWLTEVGWDTCDSPCGLDWQAHAYRWTLEYRQARSDWLPMVVFYVMWTGLPCHHDVLMPDFTCENGRVRPAFGTVLDFLEGRPFRDPFPACHESSGLCDVGPRTPPRSLPPECRPRGP, encoded by the coding sequence ATGCGCAGATCGGCCCCGATCGCTTGGCTTTTCCTCGGCGTGGCGGCCTTAACCCATCCGACCCCCCCGTCCTCCCCGGACGCCGCGCGGGACCACGTCGGGTTCCTCGGCGACTACCGACTCCCCCACGTCCAGTGCGCCTTCCGCCGGCTCGGCCTCCGATGGGCCCGCGTCGACTTCCGGTGGGACCAGATCCAGCCGGCCCGTGACGTCTTTGACTGGAGCGGCCCCGACAGCCTCGTGCGGACGGCCCGCGTCCTGGGTCTTCGCCTGATGGTCAACCTCGTCGGCACGCCGGCCTGGGCCAACGGCGGCCAGACGCCCAACGTCCCGCCCCGGGACGTCCGGGACTGGGAAGACTTCGTCCGGGCCGTCGTCGCCCGCTACGCCCGCTTCGAGGGTTCCGACTACGGCGTCCACCACTGGCTCATCTGGAACGAGCCGAACCTGCATAAATTCTTTACGGGCACGGAGGACGAATACCTGGACCGCATCCTGATTCCCGCCGCCCGGCTGATCCACGCCCTGGACCCGACGGCCCAGGTCGGCGCCCCCGAGATGACCCACCACTGGCTCCGGCAATTGCCCCGGTGGAACCTCCTCTACGTCGTCCATCGGGCGCTTCCATACATCGATATCATCACCCACCATACCCTCGCCCGACCCGACGAAATCGCACAGGTCGTCGACGGCATCGTCGGGCCGACGGCCCGAGGCCTGGGCCGGCCCCTCTGGCTGACCGAGGTCGGATGGGATACCTGCGATAGCCCTTGCGGCCTCGACTGGCAGGCCCACGCCTACCGGTGGACCCTGGAATACCGGCAGGCCCGGAGCGACTGGCTCCCGATGGTCGTCTTCTACGTGATGTGGACCGGCCTGCCCTGCCACCACGACGTCCTCATGCCGGACTTCACGTGCGAGAACGGTCGCGTCCGGCCCGCCTTCGGGACCGTCCTCGACTTCCTGGAAGGCCGTCCCTTTCGAGACCCCTTCCCGGCATGCCACGAGTCATCGGGTCTCTGTGACGTCGGACCGAGGACCCCGCCCCGGTCCCTGCCGCCCGAGTGCCGTCCCCGGGGACCCTGA